The sequence below is a genomic window from Cicer arietinum cultivar CDC Frontier isolate Library 1 chromosome 6, Cicar.CDCFrontier_v2.0, whole genome shotgun sequence.
TCTTCACCCACTTATATGTCTAGTAGATCTTGAATCGATTTTACGTTCTCAGAGTTATTGTATGTTACTCAATATTGGCTTCTTACTTGGCTACAGATACGAGAAAGAAGGGAAACCATCTGAATTGTCATGTGTAGACGTCTTTGTTAGTACTGTCGATCCTATGAAAGAACCTCCACTGATTACAGCAAACACTGTTCTATCTATCCTTGCTGTTGATTATCCAGTTGATAAAGTTGCATGCTATGTCTCTGACGACGGTGCTGCTATGCTCACTTTTGAAGCACTTTCCGAGACATCTGAATTCGCTAGGAAATGGGTTCCCTTTTGCAAGAAATATAATATCGAGCCTCGGGCACCAGAATGGTATTTCGGTCAGAAGATGGACTATCTGAAAAATAAAGTACATCCGGCGTTTGTTAGGGAAAGGAGAgcaataaaggtttgaactttttctctctctttgtataattttcttcatatatataattttgacacTGTTAATGACTTTGGTTTCTTTTGGTTGTTAAAGAGAGATTATGAAGAATTTAAGGTGAGGATTAACAGTCTCGTGGCAACAGCACAAAAGGTTCCTGAGGATGGATGGACCATGCAGGATGGGACTCCGTGGCCTGGAAATAATGTGAGGGATCATCCTGGCATGATTCAGGTAAGAAGATATATTACAGACACCCATAGTTTTTATGTATGGTGACGTTTAATACCGTTTTTTCTATTATTGTTAATTGTTACATTTCATTAACTTAAGGAGTTTGTTGACATTCTTTTTGTATTATACAGGTGTTCCTCGGTCATGATGGTGTTCGCGATGTTGAGGGAAATGAGTTACCTCGCTTGGTCTATGTTTCTCGAGAAAAGAGACCAGGGTTCGATCACCACAAGAAGGCCGGTGCAATGAATTCTTTGGTAAGTCTTGAGTTACTTATATTTCGGTTAAGGTTTGAACTAATGATCCATTGGATTTTGATAACATTTTTtgtaatgataataaaattttgaaggTACGGGCGGCAGCAATTATCACAAATGCACCTTATCTTCTGAACGTCGATTGTGATCACTACATTAACAATAGTAAGGCACTTAGAGAAGCCATGTGTTTTATGATGGATCCTCAACTTGGGAAGAAGATCTGCTATGTACAATTTCCTCAAAGATTTGATGGAATTGATCGACACGATAGATACTCAAACAGAAATGTTGTATTTTTTGATGTAAGTTTTTTGCTTATTTTGATTCTTTGCTTTTGTGGATGTTTTTCTTTCCGCAATTTATCTTGACAAGTTTACTACCCCTATTGAAAACAGATAAACATGAAAGGATTGGACGGATTACAAGGTCCAATTTACGTCGGAACTGGATGTGTTTTCAGAAGGTATGCACTTTACGGATATGATGCACCTGTCAAGAAGAAGGCGCCAAGCAAAACCTGTAACTGTTTGCCGAAATGGTGCTGCTTGTGCTTTGGTTCgagaaagaaaaagaatctCAACAATAAGAAAGATAAAAAGAAGAAGGTGAAGCACAGCGAAACATCAAAGCAGATACACGCACTTGAAAATATCGAGGCAGGGAATGAAGGTTAGAATTTTTGATCACGTGGCTATCCTTACTATGAAAAAACTGTGAGAACATGCAAGATAATAATAAACGCTAACTATTTTCTGCTTCAGGATCCAACATTGAAAAGTCATCCAATTTGACTCAATTGAAATTGGAGAAGAGGTTTGGGCAATCTCCTGTATTTGTAGCCTCTACGCTTTTGGAGAACGGCGGAGTTCCACACGGAGTGAGTCCTGCATCACTTTTAAAAGAAGCCATCCAAGTTATCAGTTGTGGTTATGAAGACAAAACTGAATGGGGAAAAGAGGTAAATTTCAAACAGTTTTCTTTTCTGTGATATTTTTTGAAGAACTAGTTTTTTTGTTCCGGTATTTCTTCCTTGTGCTCATAATTATTGGCTTTTGAACCAGGTTGGGTGGATCTATGGTTCTGTGACAGAGGATATCTTGACTGGATTCAAAATGCATTGCCATGGTTGGCGGTCTGTGTATTGTATCCCTAAGCGGCCTGCATTCAAGGGGTCTGCACCTATCAATCTTTCAGATCGTCTACACCAAGTTCTTCGTTGGGCTCTTGGTTCCGTTGAGATCTTTTTCAGCAAACATTGCCCAATCTGGTACGGATATGGCGGTGGGTTGAAGTTATTGGAAAGATTTTCCTACATAAATTCAGTCGTATATCCCTGGACTTCCCTCCCGCTGATCGTCTATTGTACTCTACCGGCCATATGTCTTCTGACCGGAAAATTTATCGTACCTGAGGTATGCTTATTTGCATTATCTATTATTTATGTCAATCAAAGATATCCCTTTTTCTTCAAATCATTGTCAAATAGCAGCACTATAGCGTTGCAGAATCTAAACAGCCGCTATTGTTTCATGATACTATTTAGTACAATTTGTTGTCAAGTAGTGGCTATAGTGGTGATATAGCACACAGCGAAGTAGAAGTTGAACAGACTGCTATTTTCTGGGATCCCTTATTGACAATACTGCTTCAAATAATAATCAAAGCCAAATGTGTAGATATGGCtgttaacataaattttttatctgatattgcagattAGCAACTATGCTAGTCTCGTGTTCATGGCCCTCTTCATATCCATTGCAGCAACCGGTATCCTTGAGATGCAATGGGGCGGTGTTGGAATAGATGATTGGTGGAGGAATGAACAGTTTTGGGTTATTGGAGGTGCTTCATCGCATCTTTTCGCCCTTTTCCAAGGTTTACTAAAGGTTTTAGCTGGTGTGGACACCAACTTCACCGTCACATCAAAAGCAGCCGACGACGGAGAATTCTCGGAACTCTACGTCTTCAAGTGGACCTCACTGTTAATCCCTCCAATGACACTATTGATCATGAACATAGTTGGCGTGATTGTCGGTGTCTCAGATGCTATCAATAATGGTTATGACTCGTGGGGACCTCTCTTTGGTAGACTATTCTTTGCACTTTGGGTCATCATACATCTTTATCCATTCTTGAAGGGTTTGCTTGGGAAACAAGATAGGATGCCAACCATTGTATTGGTTTGGTCAATCTTGCTAGCTTCCATCTTGACTCTCTTGTGGGTTAGAGTCAACCCTTTTGTGTCAAGAGATGGACCTGTCTTAGAAATTTGTGGATTGAATTGTGATGAGtcatgaataaaataaaaaagctgaAGGTGTTTTTTTTCAGCTACTACTACTACACTTGCATGTTTTGAAGAAGCAATGCATGTTTGAATATGACACGCTTCAACGTCACAAAAAAACGATAAAAAGTCGCACAAATTTTTGGATGGAAGTTGTATTTTTCGGTGTGTGTAGATAAAGAGGAAGGAAAGCAAAAAGGGAAGGAAGGAAAGGGGGAGTTTGAACACATTGTTACCTGTAATAGgggtttttttctttttcattttattctttgattatattttctgtggttttttattttaagtgttGTTGTTGCTCTTTCCTTGTTTTCATGTATTCTTAATATAAGAAAGAGGCATTGAATGATAGATAAGTTATTTCCCTCTTCAAAATGAGGGATCAGCAGTCTCAAGAATTAGTTGTTGTCAGTCATATTTTAAGGTATGGTTTTTTGTTTAAACCTTTGTGACATGAACTATCTATCTTCCTCATTTGTAATACCATCAGCTATGGATATTCTTGTTCCTTACATCTTTATGTTTTTTCATTCTTCAAAACTTATGGAACTTTGGGTTAGATACAAATGCTTGTTGTCACTAGAAACTTGATATGCTTTTGTACGGATTGTGAGAGCTGTGACACAGTTAGAAGGAGGCATCCAAATACCTGTTCAATTGTGTAACCTTTTCCAGCATGCTGTTTGTGTTTAAGATTTATAGAGctcaaaaaaatacaaacttgATTCTCAGCTGAGttactaattattttttcaaagtcAAGACCTCTTGTTCTTGTGTTTCAATCTTGTGGATTTAAAAAGTGCAGTTTTTCTTATGCTTACAACCTTACCTCTTTGTTATCTCTCTCTTCTcacaaaataagaaaataggtaacttaaaaagagaaaataaacaaataataatctTTATTGTGTGCTGCACTAGAAAAAGCCAAAGAATAGTAACATCAAAACTTTATATCCTCTAAATGGATTCCATTTAATTGAAGTATAATGTTGTTTTTGGATAATGATGTTTAAGCTACCACCTATATCCCTATATCTCAATATAAGAATTGTGATGTAATGCCAATTTCAACCAActatttgcattttttttttgtttaggaGAAAATTGTGGTAAACTTGAACTCTTTGAAATTTTCATGTTATGAATCATAcattttatacataaaaatattcaaCGTGTTATTTGACTCTTCTATCTAATAAGttagttttttatattgaaatctAATGGAGTTAAGTCGTAACAAATAACAATTGACTTCGACGATCACTTTGTCTACTTAACAACTAAAGGTATGAAGACAAAAATATGAAACACacttaaaaagtttttttttttttatagtaggTGAATGTTCATTTAACTCTCTAAtcttttagattttatattagATTCTAGTTTTCAATAGTGTATTTGGAGGTGGAGAAGTAAAATCCAAGAGTGTATGAACATTCACCTTTTTAGAAATATAGGAGGTGAAGAAAGTTGTTGTCTCCAACACATAAAAGGTAGAAAGCCCAATTACTAGTCTTCTCATTGTTAAATGAGCTTGAATTCACTCATACAAACTTGTTCAAACAATGATATTGTCCAAATACATATATTTCCAACAATCTAAAAATTGTTAAATGAATTTGGATGTTACTCTTAAAAACTAATTCAAAAGATCAAAAGGTGTCCAAACATATTTATACATCTAATAACTTATTTGAATTGGATTCAAAATGGTTTTAGAATTCCCAGATACGAAAGAgtttatgaattattattttgacatgttaaattaaaaatttctaaCCTAAATAAGGGTacacatatttttattgttgtcaCGGGATAGTAATGGAtaccaaaagagaaaatatctaaaacagGTTTGGAGTGGACAAACTTAATGTTTTGTACGTTATGTTTTTTgttcactaaaaataaaataaaagtgccTCCAAAAGAGTACTAGTATTTTGCAACCTTTAATgcagaagaaaagaaaattgtCCTTTTGTTTACAATTATTGTGCGATATTTTTACCGTAGAGAATCAAAGTCCATGGTTGTGCAAGTTGTATTCATATGTATACAAAATTGTCTTGataaaaatatagtattaaTAAAATCCATTATTACTttcacaaaaatatttttataagataaattgggtgggaaaaaaaaaagataaagttgAGAACATTATCCAAtcacattatttattattattaagttattaGGAATGAGTTTGTTACAGAGGTTTGGAATTCAAATAACATCTTTTTTGTGGGTACAAAAATAACAACTATTTTggtacaaataatattttatcattttttacacTTTAAATAACAtcttagattcatttttttaagcATACATGCATATATTTTTACAGAAATGAGTTCAGACagttcatttaataaaatttatgcaaTACAAGGTAAAATATGATCAAAAATTTGAGAACAAATGTTAAATATAATAGCATATTTAAACTATAACTCAACtgataaatgttaatattattatgttagATGTGTTGTCTCGGATTGAAATTTAAACCTCGCAAttgtgtaaattaattataataaaatatatcataacttttaaactaaaaaaataaataaatataatagctGTTTTGTTGACAACCATATTAACTTATCacctaattattatattttttttatataagtattaaatatcatatcttcgttattatttttttatctaaatctATTGTATCATAAGGTCTTAGATTGTAATCCTTGACTTTTTCTCTGATGTcaattaaaattctttttttgttaCCACACTAACAAAATAGGTGAAAATGGATAATAACTACAGTCACTATTAACATCGTGgggcaaaaataaaattttaactaaatagaaGAAATTACAAGACATCTTTTTAAATGCAAATGGATAATAACTACAGTCACTATTAAATAGGCAAAATAACACTAGGATAAACCTCATAAAAGAAACTAATTTTTCTCACTCAATTAAGTTCTAGTGCTTGTTGTTGTCTTACTACTTGCattttgttaagaaaaattAGCTGGTAGCTTATATAGCTAATATATGTTACGCAAATCGAGTGTCtgctaaaattataattagcttaacaatataaaatagcATAAATagacattcttaattaaaaataaattttatcaattattgcttaaaataaataaatcagcttatatattagttgctaaattttataaattagatgatacattttttatttttttatctattttatttatttcaaattaaattactttaaaatattaattattttaacatttaaactatgtataaataatttaaaattataacaaataaattatttattaatttgatatattttttatttggttagctagtttattattttaaattataataaataaattattttaaattacttactttaaattattatttattaaacttagttatttaaatttttttaaattataataaatatattataaagaataaaaatgaattttagttaCAATCATAAGAATAAAATTGAAAGGAAATATGATAAACTATAAGTTCATTAGTGAATAAAAAAACGTTATAAGTTCTAAACTCATAAATggttattattaaaatagtttataacttataagttataaattcGTTTTCTCACCTTATCAAACAGAAATTGAAGATTGAAATGATGAATGTGAGTTTGTCTAATGTATtatttaggtttaattgcagttttggtccccctattttagctgaatcgtgaaagtagtcaatccattttgtttctccccagttttggtccccaaacggaattttagtccaaaacttaatgaaattttattttttaaagccgtactacaccatttatggtcatatatttcaggtacaattgttgcaaatgagatcttaaggtattgtgtgacttaaataaatgcaaaaaaaaataaaatttcatcaaattttggaccaaaattctgcttaTGGGACCAaaatgggggactactttcgcgattcagttaaaataggaagactaaaactgcaattaagcctattatTTATAAGAGAGATAAATCAAGTTTTTCCTTACCTTCAACAAATCACTTGTCTTTCATGCTTTTTGCAACTTATTAATACATACAACTTTGCATCACATGTAAAACTCAACTTCTATTTACATGTATGACTGACAACAATAGATCCCATAAATTTTGCATACCATTCACACTTTTttatctttgtaattgattttcTCAATTGAAATGATGTTTAAAGTGAGACCGTGTGTTAAATACGTAACTAGATAAACTAATTGAACTTGATCTTGAAATTAAATGCTTAAAAATCATTCTAATTATATGtatttagattatatatatactttatttGACATGAGACATGTACATCTATTAATTGAGGTACGTGTAATTCAGATGACTTGACTATGTTAACGTTCTTCTACTTGTATCTACATTTTTCATTCTACAAAAGCCCCTTTATTCTTGTAATACTTGTGATGAATTAGATTAAGGATTATAAAGATTTAtacaatcaattaaataaataaataattaatataaaataattaactaatgcAACTAATTAACAAACAAAAGTTGACTTGATTATTAACATGTTAGTTAACTAATTAAGACATCTAACGATGTAAACTAACAAGATATAGTAACGGATACCAAACTTCTGAAAACCATCACAACATCCAAACCTTGTTCAACTTATAACTTGGTTTCTACATAGATCATTGTTTGAACTCTTAACGAAGCACAAATATGTCGCTTAAAACCGTAAATGAACTCTTTCTGTTGagagtaatatatataaatatattaaggAAATTTTAGTTCGATTTCAATTTAAATACATCTAAGATTTAGAATAAAACAGTTTAAGATATTTTAGGATTTGTTccttattttttagatttgatatatatatacaactaAATTAGGACAAATTTAAGAAGGAAATgacaaatactaaaaaaaagcATGATAAAAGACAAGGATAATGAGTCATATGTCGTATGATCCACCCTCCATTAGTCGTATGACGTGATAGTACAAATGATGAAGCTTGTTCATCTGTATTCTATATGCTCACCTGCCTCTAAATGGAAATTAAGACTTataatatcaaaaattaaaattacaaaaatgaataaacatGGATATTGTCTTGGCTTTGCACAACTTAACTGTTCCTTAATCTCAAGGAAAGCTTGTGCGAAACAAAAAGCACAAAAAGTCGTTGTTAATAAACTTATTGATCTTATTTGTATCAAAATGAATATATAAGCTTACTTAGTCAAATACACATCAAAACCTTACCATTTTTATCACTCTATATCAACCttagtcaaataaacaaaaaaacatttagAAACCTTTTGgtacataaatataatttttattttaaaaaatatattcttacttttgttattttggggtttacaCTTCAATTACCATATTCTCTTTGACaatcatgtatatatatatatatatatattagaagcatacaatatatcaaaattatcaagttttaaaataaaataactaattgtattaattagtaaaaataaaaagattaaaactaCACCTAAGTTTAATTATTACTActctcaaataaaatataaacaagaaaagataattaaaaagttgttgtatataatcttaatttttaataaaataaattaaatttttaattataattttatttaatttaatttcagatggaatatttataaaacaagcCGAACAAATTAAGTATTGAGTTGAATTTTCCACGATTTGGTGTTTGACTGTTTGGGCTCTTTCATACAAAAATGAtaacaagaaaataaataatgaaacgAATAAGAATGAATTCCACCTATCTCTATCATGGTGCGTTCCAATTTCCACACAAGACAACCAATAAATCATACGTGGCTTATATCTTTGACTTGGGTCAACTCAACCTCATTTAGATACCACGTCAACTCTATAATTCAACTTCTTAAGGCATCATTTGTTGCATTTTGGTTGACGCAAAATCAAGTACAAAGGGTAGAACGGGTACATGCTTAggtgatataaaaaataattgattttgtatttaaaattaattataatttaaagttattaacggtaatttttaatttcaaatgtgatgtttgtattaaaatttattatccaattcatttttatataaatacatttaaatattttacatactttaataaaattaatttttattattgcaaaatcaattaatagatatttttagaaaaactaATTACACTCTCTATTGCTTTTTAGTAATACGGTTGTTTTATTTGTCTAGAGAGTTTAGTGGCGAAGTCAcacttattaataataaaagatattttgtgTTCGAATTTGTAAATATTCATGTAGTTACTGTATGAGTTGTACTTACGAATATATAatatgagaaataaataaataacatattatgtGAAATGtggagtgttttttttttttaactctccGATTTTTTTGGTTCtctaataattcaaattttgattgtaatataataaagtatgaaaaattattttagataaaatttaaatttaatttcttttaaataatttaaagatttgtttGGATAATTTAAATCTGACAAAGCGAAACAAAGCAgaatagaatgaaaaaaaaacaaataataattctaTTATTTGACTACTTTATGATAGAATGAAATAAATTTCTCATTTCATTGTTTAAAAAGtaaatgaaattaaatgaagtataattttttatttcatttttacttttattaatttagaaaatactattatttaaaattaaaatatttaaataattttcaataggGTATCCAAGTTTCCCTTCATATACTGTAAGACTATGATCTCTTCAATTTGTTAATTAATACTTTTCTATCCATTATAAATGAATATCAGcaaaaagttatattaatattaaatacatgGTGTCCCAAAAAATATCAGCAAAAAATGCTGCAAAAAGATACCACCACGATCAGTAGTTTTAACCAACTAAGAAAAACACCAAACAATCGAGTCAATAAAAACACTAAGCATTCGATGGAAATAGCATCCCTTCCTCAAGCCTACCACCGGCATCAGTACACCATGTCATGCTGCCAAACACCATAattagtttggtattttttagttttattgcaaaaaaaccaaacaaaataaaataattataaaaaaaaaatacgagaGTGGAGACCACCgatgtagaaaaaaaaaagcgaaGAAAAATAGATTCaataagaataatattaaaatttataatattaaaatattttattacattcCATATCATTCAGActgagagaaaagaaaaattgaaaattagtAGTATGAAATGGAATGGATTTTATCATATTCTATTTCAttccattcttttttaaaaatagaaacaataaaatacatttttatatcgttacatcaaattttatcaattcaaataaagactaaaatatattaatgagtTCAACTCAATCAATGACATGAAAGGTGGAATTTGAATCCAACAATCATGTAAGCATTGATTGTGTATCCAAATTACATGAACTCCAAATCCATTACCCCGAGGAAATGTTTTGGGGGTATTTAcacaaaaatattgaaaacgAGATTATTGTTGCTATTCATTCTAGTAGGGGACCCACCCGTAAGATTGCCGACCAAAAGTGGTCCCCACACACAACGTTTAGATTTTAACATCATCAATCCAACGGTCACCTAGCTAGCTATATTCTTTTGTACAATGCAACaccatataattaaattaaaaatatgaatatgctcatattttattgactactacttataattaattaacctaaaaaaattaaattattatatatttttattaac
It includes:
- the LOC101504937 gene encoding cellulose synthase A catalytic subunit 6 [UDP-forming], with the translated sequence MHTGGRLIAGSHNRNEFVLINAEENGRIKSVRELSGQICQICGDEIEVTVDGEPFVACNECAFPVCRPCYEYERKEGNQACPQCKTRFKRIKGSSRVEGDEDEDDTDDLDNEFDYDPDAMRHQPISDSLFAGRLNTGRGSNANISGTNSENGSPPLNSEIPLLTYGEEDPEISSDRHALIVPPYANHGNRVHPMPYTDPSIPLQPRPMVPKKDIAVYGYGSVAWKDRMEEWKKRQSDKLQVVKHDGDSNDGNFGDEFDDPDLPMMDEGRQPLSRKIPVPSSKINPYRIIIILRLVILGLFFHYRILHPVNDAYGLWLTSVICEIWFAVSWIMDQFPKWYPITRETYLDRLSLRYEKEGKPSELSCVDVFVSTVDPMKEPPLITANTVLSILAVDYPVDKVACYVSDDGAAMLTFEALSETSEFARKWVPFCKKYNIEPRAPEWYFGQKMDYLKNKVHPAFVRERRAIKRDYEEFKVRINSLVATAQKVPEDGWTMQDGTPWPGNNVRDHPGMIQVFLGHDGVRDVEGNELPRLVYVSREKRPGFDHHKKAGAMNSLVRAAAIITNAPYLLNVDCDHYINNSKALREAMCFMMDPQLGKKICYVQFPQRFDGIDRHDRYSNRNVVFFDINMKGLDGLQGPIYVGTGCVFRRYALYGYDAPVKKKAPSKTCNCLPKWCCLCFGSRKKKNLNNKKDKKKKVKHSETSKQIHALENIEAGNEGSNIEKSSNLTQLKLEKRFGQSPVFVASTLLENGGVPHGVSPASLLKEAIQVISCGYEDKTEWGKEVGWIYGSVTEDILTGFKMHCHGWRSVYCIPKRPAFKGSAPINLSDRLHQVLRWALGSVEIFFSKHCPIWYGYGGGLKLLERFSYINSVVYPWTSLPLIVYCTLPAICLLTGKFIVPEISNYASLVFMALFISIAATGILEMQWGGVGIDDWWRNEQFWVIGGASSHLFALFQGLLKVLAGVDTNFTVTSKAADDGEFSELYVFKWTSLLIPPMTLLIMNIVGVIVGVSDAINNGYDSWGPLFGRLFFALWVIIHLYPFLKGLLGKQDRMPTIVLVWSILLASILTLLWVRVNPFVSRDGPVLEICGLNCDES